The Erythrolamprus reginae isolate rEryReg1 chromosome 3, rEryReg1.hap1, whole genome shotgun sequence genome contains a region encoding:
- the LOC139164746 gene encoding hemoglobin subunit alpha-A: protein MVLTEEDKARVRAAWGPVSKNAELYGAESLIRLFAAYPAAKTYFHHFDLSPGSSDIKAHGKKVIDALTEAVNNLDDVPGAFSHLSDVHAHKLRVDPVNFKLLGHCLEVTIAAHNGGPLKPEVLLAVDKFFCQIAKVLASQYR from the exons ATGGTGCTGACCGAGGAAGACAAGGCCAGAGTGCGGGCTGCCTGGGGCCCCGTCAGCAAGAATGCCGAACTCTACGGGGCCGAGAGCCTTATTAG GTTGTTCGCCGCTTACCCGGCCGCCAAGACTTACTTCCACCACTTCGACTTGAGCCCCGGCTCCAGCGACATCAAGGCCCACGGCAAAAAAGTAATCGACGCCCTCACCGAAGCCGTCAACAACCTGGACGACGTGCCGGGGGCCTTCTCTCACCTCAGCGACGTCCACGCCCATAAACTGCGCGTGGATCCCGTCAACTTTAAG CTGCTGGGCCACTGCCTGGAGGTCACCATCGCCGCTCACAACGGTGGGCCCCTCAAACCCGAGGTGCTTTTGGCCGTCGACAAGTTCTTCTGCCAAATCGCCAAGGTGCTGGCGTCTCAGTACCGCTAA
- the LOC139165451 gene encoding hemoglobin subunit alpha-A-like, translating to MVLTDEDKARVRAAWGPVSKNAELYGAETLTRKLLLLIPEPIVLAQEFWELKSTCYRRANFAYHWPRRRCCCCCLPGGSYSLSLSFLSHHPPYRLVLVYPATKTYFHHFDLSPGSSDLKSHGKKVIDALTEAVNNLDDLPGAFSKLSDLPAHKLRVDPVNFKLLGHCLEQCAAAHWLKNTGLEVTIAAHNGGPLKAEVILSFDKFLEVVSKVLSSQYR from the exons ATGGTGCTGACTGACGAAGACAAAGCCAGGGTGCGGGCTGCCTGGGGGCCCGTCAGCAAGAATGCCGAACTCTACGGGGCCGAGACGCTTACTAGGAaactgttattgtt aattcctgagccaatcgttctagctcaggaattctgggagttgaagtctacatgttatagaagagccaactttgcctaccactggccACGGCGacgttgctgctgttgctgcctcCCCGGGGGCTCCTATtcactctccctttccttcctatcCCACCACCCTCCCTACAGGTTGGTCCTCGTTTACCCGGCCACCAAGACCTACTTCCACCACTTCGACTTGAGCCCCGGCTCCAGCGACCTCAAGTCCCACGGCAAGAAAGTGATCGACGCGCTCACCGAAGCCGTCAACAACCTGGACGACCTGCCGGGGGCCTTCTCCAAGCTCAGCGACCTCCCCGCCCATAAACTGCGCGTGGATCCCGTCAACTTTAAG CTGCTGGGCCactgcctagagcag tgtgccgcggcacactggttgaaaaacactggcctagaggtcaCCATCGCCGCTCACAACGGTGGGCCCCTCAAAGCCGAAGTGATTTTGTCCTTCGACAAGTTCCTGGAAGTAGTGTCCAAGGTGCTGTCCTCCCAGTACCGCTAG
- the LOC139164747 gene encoding hemoglobin subunit alpha-A-like: protein MVLTDEDKARVRAAWVVVNKNAEIYGAETLSRLFIAYPAAKTYFHHFDLSPGSSDLKSHGKKVIDALTEAVNNLDDVPGAFSHLSDIHAHKLRVDPVNFKLLGHCLEVTIAAHNGGPLKPDVILALDKFLAQVAKVLVSQYR, encoded by the exons ATGGTGCTGACCGATGAAGACAAGGCCAGGGTGCGGGCTGCCTGGGTCGTCGTGAACAAAAATGCCGAAATCTACGGGGCCGAGACCCTTTCTAG GCTGTTCATCGCTTACCCGGCCGCCAAGACCTACTTCCACCACTTCGACTTGAGCCCTGGCTCCAGCGACCTCAAGTCCCACGGCAAGAAAGTGATCGACGCGCTCACCGAAGCCGTCAACAACCTGGACGACGTGCCGGGGGCCTTCTCTCACCTCAGCGACATCCATGCCCATAAACTGCGCGTGGATCCAGTCAACTTTAAG CTGCTGGGCCACTGCCTGGAGGTCACCATCGCCGCTCACAACGGTGGGCCCCTCAAACCCGACGTGATTTTGGCCCTCGACAAGTTCCTGGCCCAAGTGGCCAAGGTGCTGGTGTCCCAGTACCGCTAG